Proteins found in one Papio anubis isolate 15944 chromosome 13, Panubis1.0, whole genome shotgun sequence genomic segment:
- the SNAPC4 gene encoding snRNA-activating protein complex subunit 4 isoform X2: MDVDAEREKITQEIKELERILDPSSAGTHVEVSESSLESDSEAAPGPLSSAQEAVVSCARTPTQTLVTNTVLLVFLTESLPSEDLDPADPLISEEERWGEASNDEDDPKDKTLPEDPETCLQLNMVYQEVIQEKLAEANLLLAQNREQQEELMRDLAGSKGTKVKDGRSLPPSTYMGHFMKPYFKDKVTGVGPPANEDTREKAAQGIKAFEELLVTKWKNWEKALLRKSVVSDRLQRLLQPKLLKLEYLHQKQSKVSNEMEKQALEKQAREAEKEIQDINQLPEEALLGNRLDSHDWEKISNINFEGSRSAEEIRKFWQNSEHPSINKQEWSGEEVEQLQAIAAAHGHLEWQKIAEELGTSRSAFQCLQKFQQRNKALKRKEWTEEEDRMLTQLVQEMRVGSHIPYRRIVYYMEGRDSMQLIYRWTKSLDPGLKKGNWAPEEDAKLLQAVAKYGEQDWFKIREEVPGRSDAQCRDRYLRRLHFSLKKGRWNLKEEEQLIELIGKYGVGHWAKIASELPHRSGSQCLSKWKIMMGKKQGLRRRRRRARHSIRWSSSSSSSSSSGSGGSGRGSSSSSEEEEPEPEQAQAGEGDRALLSPQYVVPDMDLWVPARQSTSQPWRGGAEAWLGGHAASLSPSKGSSASQGGSKEASATAAAPGEETSAVQAPATAHSPVPRAAQASHSADTHPVGAEKQALEASFSSGREADSAFGDRAEGAQGQHGCSEPHTGVSSSDSVARSHVQWLRHRATQSGQRRWRHALHRRLLNRRLLLAVTPWVGDVVLPCTQVPQRPAAVQTQADGLREQLQQARLASTPVFTLFTQLFQIDTAGCLEVVRERKALPPRLPQAGARDPPVHLLQAPSSAQSTPGHLFPNVPAQEASKSASHKGSRRLASSQVEGTLPQASPLAPTGPRPKPKTVSELLQEKRLQEKRLQEARAREAARGPVVLPSHLLVSSPVILQPPLPHTPHGRPALGPTVSNVPLSGPGTPAEAKPGTSGSWQEAGPSAKDKRLSTMQALPLAPAFTGPEGTAPAASGAPGLGPSQVSVSCPGGGLGQSQAPTASRKQSLPEASPFLPAVPSPTPLPIQPLSLTHVGGPRVAASVPLPVTWVLTAQGLLPVPVPAVVGLSSPAGTPGPTGLVATLLPPLTEAQAAQGPGAPALSSSWQPPANVNSGPEPSCRTVPPAPPTHAASRSPAEVDASVAVVPGEAQVAREIPAPRTSSQADPPEAEPPLPRRLPPLGGVIPASEPGGTLGSPSGTQEPKGPLDLEKPSLPQAGPEKGVLDLGLLSQEAEAATQQWLGGQRGVRVRLLGSRLPYQPPALCSLRALSSLLLHKKALEHKAASLVAGGEAERPAGALQASLGLVRGQLRDNPAYLLLRARFLATFTLPALLATLAPHGIRTTLSAASIAGSESEDEDLLSELELADRDGQPGCTAATRHIQGPPDSGRCSAASCLDAFNDLDVDDLDVLRTRHARHTRKRRRLV; the protein is encoded by the exons ATGGATGTAGATGCTGAAAGAGAGAAGATAACACAGGAGATCAAGGAGCTGGAAAGGATTTTAGATCCCAGCTCCGCGGGCACCCACGTGGAGGTCTCAGAATCAAGTCTCGAGTCAGATTCTGAAGCAG CCCCAGGCCCTCTCTCCTCTGCCCAAGAAGCAGTGGTGAGCTGCGCCCGCACGCCGACCCAGACGCTGGTCACCAACACTGTGTTGCTTGTGTTTCTGACAGAGTCACTGCCTTCTGAGGACTTGGACCCTGCCGATCCCCTGATCTCG GAAGAAGAAAGGTGGGGTGAAGCCAGCAATGACGAGGACGACCCCAAGGATAAAACCCTCCCTGAAGATCCGGAGACCTGCCTGCAGCTGAACATGGTCTACCAGGAGGTCATCCAAGAGAAGCTGGCTGAGGCCAACCTGTTGCTGGCCCAGAACCGGGAGCAGCAG GAGGAGCTCATGAGGGATCTGGCTGGGTCCAAAGGCACTAAGGTGAAGGATGGCAGGAGCCTGCCCCCAAGCACATACATGGGGCACTTCATGAAGCCGTATTTCAAGGACAAGGTCACGGGTGTG GGGCCCCCTGCCAACGAGGACACACGAGAGAAGGCTGCCCAGGGGATCAAGGCTTTCGAGGAGCTCCTCGTGACCAAAT GGAAAAACTGGGAAAAGGCCTTGCTCCGAAAGTCAGTGGTGAGTGACCGCCTGCAGCGATTGCTTCAGCCCAAGTTACTGAA GCTTGAGTACTTGCACCAGAAGCAGAGCAAAGTCTCCAATGAGATGGAGAAGCAGGCCCTGGAGAAGCAGGCCAGGGAAGCCGAGAAGGAGATCCAGGACATCAA CCAGCTTCCGGAAGAGGCCTTGCTGGGAAACAGGCTGGACAGCCACGACTGGGAGAAGATTTCCAATATTAAC TTTGAAGGCAGCCGCAGCGCAGAGGAGATCCGGAAGTTCTGGCAGAACTCAGAGCACCCCAGCATCAACAAGCAGGAGTGGAGCGGGGAGGAGGTGGAACAGCTGCAGGCGATCGCGGCTGCACACGGCCACTTGGAGTGGCAGAAGATTGCAGAGGAGCTGGGG ACCAGCCGCAGCGCCTTCCAGTGCCTGCAGAAATTCCAGCAGCGGAACAAAGCTCTGAAACGCAAGGAGTGGACGGAGGAGGAGGACCGCATGCTCACGCAGCTGGTGCAGGAGATGCGTGTTGGCAGCCACATCCCCTACCGCAGAA TTGTCTACTATATGGAAGGGAGAGACTCCATGCAGCTGATTTACCGATGGACCAAGAGCTTGGACCCCGGCCTGAAGAAGGGGAACTGGGCCCCGGAGGAAGATGCT AAGTTGCTTCAAGCCGTTGCCAAATACGGGGAGCAGGATTGGTTTAAAATCCGGGAAGAGGTGCCAGGTAGGAGCGATGCCCAGTGCCGAGATCG GTATCTCAGGAGATTACATTTCAGCTTGAAAAAGGGACGGTGGAATTTGAAAGAAGAGGAACAGTTAATTGAATTAATAGGAAAATACGGTGTTG GTCACTGGGCAAAAATAGCTTCTGAACTGCCCCATCGGTCCGGCTCCCAGTGTCTGAGCAAGTGGAAGATCATGATGGGG AAGAAGCAGGGTCTCCGGAGGCGGCGGCGGAGGGCCCGTCACAGCATCCGGTGGagctccagcagcagcagcagcagcagcagtggcagtggcgGCAGCGGaaggggcagcagcagcagcagtgaggaggaggagccagAGCCAGAGCAGGCACAGGCTGGGGAGGGTGACAGAGCGCTGCTGTCCCCACAGTATGTGGTCCCGGACATGGATCTGTGGGTTCCTGCCAGGCAGAGCACCAGCCAGCCATGGAGAGGAGGGGCAGAGGCCTGGCTGGGAGGCCACGctgcctccctcagcccctcCAAGGGATCCAGTGCCAGCCAAGGTGGCAGCAAGGAAGCTTCCGCCACAGCCGCGGCTCCCGGAGAGGAGACGAGTGCAGTGCAGGCCCCTGCTACGGCCCACAGCCCTGTCCCGAGAGCTGCCCAGGCCTCCCACTCGGCAGACACTCACCCGGTGGGCGCAGAGAAGCAGGCCCTCGAG GCCAGTTTCTCATCAGGGAGGGAGGCTGACAGTGCCTTTGGAGACCGTGCTGAGGGTGCTCAGGGCCAACACGGCTGCTCGGAGCCGCACACAG GGGTCAGCTCCAGTGACAGCGTGGCCCGGTCTCATGTGCAGTGGCTACGGCACAGAGCCACCCAGAGTGGGCAGCGGCGCTGGAGACACGCTCTGCACCGGAGGCTCCTGAACCGCAGGCTGCTGCTGGCTGTGACCCCTTGGGTGGGGGACGTTGTCCTGCCCTGCACACAGGTGCCCCAGAGACCCGCCGCAGTGCAGACTCAAG CGGATGGCCTCAGGGAGCAGCTGCAGCAGGCCCGCCTGGCCAGCACCCCTGTGTTCACCCTGTTTACCCAG CTGTTCCAGATCGATACTGCCGGCTGCTTGGAGGTCGTCCGAGAGAGGAAGGCCCTGCCGCCCAGGCTGCCCCAGGCTGGTGCTCGGGACCCACCAGTGCATCTTCTGCAG GCGCCCTCAAGTGCTCAGAGCACCCCAG GCCACCTCTTCCCAAATGTGCCAGCTCAAGAAGCCTCAAAGAGTGCCAGCCACAAAGGGAGCCGAAGACTGGCATCCAGCCAGGTGGAGGGCACCCTACCCCAGGCGTCCCCACTGGCTCCGACTGGCCCCCGGCCCAAGCCCAAGACTGTGTCAGAGCTGCTTCAGGAGAAGCGGCTTCAGGAGAAGCGGCTTCAGGAGGCCCGTGCCAGGGAGGCCGCCCGGGGCCCAGTGGTGCTCCCGTCCCACCTGCTGGTCTCCTCGCCTGTGATCCTCCAGCCCCCTCTACCGCACACCCCACACGGCCGCCCAGCCCTGGGTCCCACTGTCTCAAATGTTCCACTCTCGGGGCCTGGGACCCCCGCAGAAGCCAAGCCTGGCACTTCAGGCTCctggcaggaggctgggcctTCAGCCAAGGACAAGAGACTCTCCACCATGCAAGCCCTGCCCCTCGCTCCTGCCTTCACAGGGCCCGAGGGCACAGCCCCTGCTGCTTCCGGAGCCCCTGGCCTGGGCCCCAGCCAGGTCTCTGTGAGCTGCCCTGGGGGCGGTCTCGGACAGTCGCAGGCCCCCACTGCATCCCGGAAGCAGAGCCTGCCTGAGGCATCACCCTTTCTCCCTGcagtccccagccccaccccactgCCTATCCAGCCCCTCAGCCTGACGCATGTAGGAGGGCCACGTGTGGCGGCCAGTGTCCCCCTGCCTGTCACCTGGGTGCTCACAGCCCAGGGGCTTCTCCCTGTTCCTGTGCCAGCTGTGGTGGGCCTTTCCAGTCCAGCAGGGACGCCTGGCCCCACAGGGCTGGTGGCCACTCTGCTGCCTCCCCTGACGGAAGCTCAGGCGGCCCAGGGCCCCGGGGCCCCAGCGTTGAGTAGCTCTTGGCAGCCCCCAGCCAATGTGAACTCAGGACCAGAGCCTTCCTGCAGGACAgtccccccagcccctcccacacACGCCGCCTCCCGAAGTCCTGCAGAAGTGGATGCCAGTGTGGCTGTTGTCCCTGGAGAGGCCCAGGTGGCCAGGGAGATACCTGCACCCAGGACGTCCTCCCAGGCTGACCCCCCTGAAGCAGAACCCCCCTTGCCCAGGAGGCTGCCACCCCTTGGTGGTGTCATTCCAGCAAGTGAGCCAGGGGGGACGCTGGGGTCCCCCTCAGGAACACAAGAGCCCAAGGGGCCTCTGGACCTGGAGAAGCCATCCCTGCCCCAGGCTGGGCCTGAGAAGGGGGTCCTGGACCTGGGCCTGctgtcccaggaggctgaggcggccacACAGCAGTGGCTGGGGGGCCAGCGTGGGGTGCGGGTACGTCTTCTGGGAAGCAGACTGCCCTACCAGCCCCCGGCCCTGTGCAGCCTTCGAGCACTGTCCAGCCTCCTGCTCCACAAGAAGGCCCTGGAGCACAAGGCCGCCTCCCTGGTGGCAGGGGGCGAGGCTGAGCGGCCGGCTGGAGCGCTACAAGCCTCACTGGGGCTGGTGCGGGGGCAGCTCCGGGACAACCCAGCCTACCTCCTGTTGCGGGCACGGTTCCTGGCAACCTTCACCCTCCCTGCGCTCCTGGCCACCCTGGCCCCCCATGGTATCCGCACCACCCTCTCAGCAGCCTCGATAGCAGGCTCCGAGAGTGAGGATGAGGACCTCCTGAGCGAGCTGGAACTCGCAGACAGGGACGGGCAGCCGGGCTGCACGGCGGCCACACGCCACATTCAG
- the SNAPC4 gene encoding snRNA-activating protein complex subunit 4 isoform X4 — MVYQEVIQEKLAEANLLLAQNREQQEELMRDLAGSKGTKVKDGRSLPPSTYMGHFMKPYFKDKVTGVGPPANEDTREKAAQGIKAFEELLVTKWKNWEKALLRKSVVSDRLQRLLQPKLLKLEYLHQKQSKVSNEMEKQALEKQAREAEKEIQDINQLPEEALLGNRLDSHDWEKISNINFEGSRSAEEIRKFWQNSEHPSINKQEWSGEEVEQLQAIAAAHGHLEWQKIAEELGTSRSAFQCLQKFQQRNKALKRKEWTEEEDRMLTQLVQEMRVGSHIPYRRIVYYMEGRDSMQLIYRWTKSLDPGLKKGNWAPEEDAKLLQAVAKYGEQDWFKIREEVPGRSDAQCRDRYLRRLHFSLKKGRWNLKEEEQLIELIGKYGVGHWAKIASELPHRSGSQCLSKWKIMMGKKQGLRRRRRRARHSIRWSSSSSSSSSSGSGGSGRGSSSSSEEEEPEPEQAQAGEGDRALLSPQYVVPDMDLWVPARQSTSQPWRGGAEAWLGGHAASLSPSKGSSASQGGSKEASATAAAPGEETSAVQAPATAHSPVPRAAQASHSADTHPVGAEKQALEGGRLTVPLETVLRVLRANTAARSRTQKEQLRQPPLPTSSPGVSSSDSVARSHVQWLRHRATQSGQRRWRHALHRRLLNRRLLLAVTPWVGDVVLPCTQVPQRPAAVQTQADGLREQLQQARLASTPVFTLFTQLFQIDTAGCLEVVRERKALPPRLPQAGARDPPVHLLQAPSSAQSTPGHLFPNVPAQEASKSASHKGSRRLASSQVEGTLPQASPLAPTGPRPKPKTVSELLQEKRLQEKRLQEARAREAARGPVVLPSHLLVSSPVILQPPLPHTPHGRPALGPTVSNVPLSGPGTPAEAKPGTSGSWQEAGPSAKDKRLSTMQALPLAPAFTGPEGTAPAASGAPGLGPSQVSVSCPGGGLGQSQAPTASRKQSLPEASPFLPAVPSPTPLPIQPLSLTHVGGPRVAASVPLPVTWVLTAQGLLPVPVPAVVGLSSPAGTPGPTGLVATLLPPLTEAQAAQGPGAPALSSSWQPPANVNSGPEPSCRTVPPAPPTHAASRSPAEVDASVAVVPGEAQVAREIPAPRTSSQADPPEAEPPLPRRLPPLGGVIPASEPGGTLGSPSGTQEPKGPLDLEKPSLPQAGPEKGVLDLGLLSQEAEAATQQWLGGQRGVRVRLLGSRLPYQPPALCSLRALSSLLLHKKALEHKAASLVAGGEAERPAGALQASLGLVRGQLRDNPAYLLLRARFLATFTLPALLATLAPHGIRTTLSAASIAGSESEDEDLLSELELADRDGQPGCTAATRHIQGPPDSGRCSAASCLDAFNDLDVDDLDVLRTRHARHTRKRRRLV, encoded by the exons ATGGTCTACCAGGAGGTCATCCAAGAGAAGCTGGCTGAGGCCAACCTGTTGCTGGCCCAGAACCGGGAGCAGCAG GAGGAGCTCATGAGGGATCTGGCTGGGTCCAAAGGCACTAAGGTGAAGGATGGCAGGAGCCTGCCCCCAAGCACATACATGGGGCACTTCATGAAGCCGTATTTCAAGGACAAGGTCACGGGTGTG GGGCCCCCTGCCAACGAGGACACACGAGAGAAGGCTGCCCAGGGGATCAAGGCTTTCGAGGAGCTCCTCGTGACCAAAT GGAAAAACTGGGAAAAGGCCTTGCTCCGAAAGTCAGTGGTGAGTGACCGCCTGCAGCGATTGCTTCAGCCCAAGTTACTGAA GCTTGAGTACTTGCACCAGAAGCAGAGCAAAGTCTCCAATGAGATGGAGAAGCAGGCCCTGGAGAAGCAGGCCAGGGAAGCCGAGAAGGAGATCCAGGACATCAA CCAGCTTCCGGAAGAGGCCTTGCTGGGAAACAGGCTGGACAGCCACGACTGGGAGAAGATTTCCAATATTAAC TTTGAAGGCAGCCGCAGCGCAGAGGAGATCCGGAAGTTCTGGCAGAACTCAGAGCACCCCAGCATCAACAAGCAGGAGTGGAGCGGGGAGGAGGTGGAACAGCTGCAGGCGATCGCGGCTGCACACGGCCACTTGGAGTGGCAGAAGATTGCAGAGGAGCTGGGG ACCAGCCGCAGCGCCTTCCAGTGCCTGCAGAAATTCCAGCAGCGGAACAAAGCTCTGAAACGCAAGGAGTGGACGGAGGAGGAGGACCGCATGCTCACGCAGCTGGTGCAGGAGATGCGTGTTGGCAGCCACATCCCCTACCGCAGAA TTGTCTACTATATGGAAGGGAGAGACTCCATGCAGCTGATTTACCGATGGACCAAGAGCTTGGACCCCGGCCTGAAGAAGGGGAACTGGGCCCCGGAGGAAGATGCT AAGTTGCTTCAAGCCGTTGCCAAATACGGGGAGCAGGATTGGTTTAAAATCCGGGAAGAGGTGCCAGGTAGGAGCGATGCCCAGTGCCGAGATCG GTATCTCAGGAGATTACATTTCAGCTTGAAAAAGGGACGGTGGAATTTGAAAGAAGAGGAACAGTTAATTGAATTAATAGGAAAATACGGTGTTG GTCACTGGGCAAAAATAGCTTCTGAACTGCCCCATCGGTCCGGCTCCCAGTGTCTGAGCAAGTGGAAGATCATGATGGGG AAGAAGCAGGGTCTCCGGAGGCGGCGGCGGAGGGCCCGTCACAGCATCCGGTGGagctccagcagcagcagcagcagcagcagtggcagtggcgGCAGCGGaaggggcagcagcagcagcagtgaggaggaggagccagAGCCAGAGCAGGCACAGGCTGGGGAGGGTGACAGAGCGCTGCTGTCCCCACAGTATGTGGTCCCGGACATGGATCTGTGGGTTCCTGCCAGGCAGAGCACCAGCCAGCCATGGAGAGGAGGGGCAGAGGCCTGGCTGGGAGGCCACGctgcctccctcagcccctcCAAGGGATCCAGTGCCAGCCAAGGTGGCAGCAAGGAAGCTTCCGCCACAGCCGCGGCTCCCGGAGAGGAGACGAGTGCAGTGCAGGCCCCTGCTACGGCCCACAGCCCTGTCCCGAGAGCTGCCCAGGCCTCCCACTCGGCAGACACTCACCCGGTGGGCGCAGAGAAGCAGGCCCTCGAG GGAGGGAGGCTGACAGTGCCTTTGGAGACCGTGCTGAGGGTGCTCAGGGCCAACACGGCTGCTCGGAGCCGCACACAG AAAGAGCAGCTGAGACAACCACCCCTGCCCACCTCGTCCCCAGGGGTCAGCTCCAGTGACAGCGTGGCCCGGTCTCATGTGCAGTGGCTACGGCACAGAGCCACCCAGAGTGGGCAGCGGCGCTGGAGACACGCTCTGCACCGGAGGCTCCTGAACCGCAGGCTGCTGCTGGCTGTGACCCCTTGGGTGGGGGACGTTGTCCTGCCCTGCACACAGGTGCCCCAGAGACCCGCCGCAGTGCAGACTCAAG CGGATGGCCTCAGGGAGCAGCTGCAGCAGGCCCGCCTGGCCAGCACCCCTGTGTTCACCCTGTTTACCCAG CTGTTCCAGATCGATACTGCCGGCTGCTTGGAGGTCGTCCGAGAGAGGAAGGCCCTGCCGCCCAGGCTGCCCCAGGCTGGTGCTCGGGACCCACCAGTGCATCTTCTGCAG GCGCCCTCAAGTGCTCAGAGCACCCCAG GCCACCTCTTCCCAAATGTGCCAGCTCAAGAAGCCTCAAAGAGTGCCAGCCACAAAGGGAGCCGAAGACTGGCATCCAGCCAGGTGGAGGGCACCCTACCCCAGGCGTCCCCACTGGCTCCGACTGGCCCCCGGCCCAAGCCCAAGACTGTGTCAGAGCTGCTTCAGGAGAAGCGGCTTCAGGAGAAGCGGCTTCAGGAGGCCCGTGCCAGGGAGGCCGCCCGGGGCCCAGTGGTGCTCCCGTCCCACCTGCTGGTCTCCTCGCCTGTGATCCTCCAGCCCCCTCTACCGCACACCCCACACGGCCGCCCAGCCCTGGGTCCCACTGTCTCAAATGTTCCACTCTCGGGGCCTGGGACCCCCGCAGAAGCCAAGCCTGGCACTTCAGGCTCctggcaggaggctgggcctTCAGCCAAGGACAAGAGACTCTCCACCATGCAAGCCCTGCCCCTCGCTCCTGCCTTCACAGGGCCCGAGGGCACAGCCCCTGCTGCTTCCGGAGCCCCTGGCCTGGGCCCCAGCCAGGTCTCTGTGAGCTGCCCTGGGGGCGGTCTCGGACAGTCGCAGGCCCCCACTGCATCCCGGAAGCAGAGCCTGCCTGAGGCATCACCCTTTCTCCCTGcagtccccagccccaccccactgCCTATCCAGCCCCTCAGCCTGACGCATGTAGGAGGGCCACGTGTGGCGGCCAGTGTCCCCCTGCCTGTCACCTGGGTGCTCACAGCCCAGGGGCTTCTCCCTGTTCCTGTGCCAGCTGTGGTGGGCCTTTCCAGTCCAGCAGGGACGCCTGGCCCCACAGGGCTGGTGGCCACTCTGCTGCCTCCCCTGACGGAAGCTCAGGCGGCCCAGGGCCCCGGGGCCCCAGCGTTGAGTAGCTCTTGGCAGCCCCCAGCCAATGTGAACTCAGGACCAGAGCCTTCCTGCAGGACAgtccccccagcccctcccacacACGCCGCCTCCCGAAGTCCTGCAGAAGTGGATGCCAGTGTGGCTGTTGTCCCTGGAGAGGCCCAGGTGGCCAGGGAGATACCTGCACCCAGGACGTCCTCCCAGGCTGACCCCCCTGAAGCAGAACCCCCCTTGCCCAGGAGGCTGCCACCCCTTGGTGGTGTCATTCCAGCAAGTGAGCCAGGGGGGACGCTGGGGTCCCCCTCAGGAACACAAGAGCCCAAGGGGCCTCTGGACCTGGAGAAGCCATCCCTGCCCCAGGCTGGGCCTGAGAAGGGGGTCCTGGACCTGGGCCTGctgtcccaggaggctgaggcggccacACAGCAGTGGCTGGGGGGCCAGCGTGGGGTGCGGGTACGTCTTCTGGGAAGCAGACTGCCCTACCAGCCCCCGGCCCTGTGCAGCCTTCGAGCACTGTCCAGCCTCCTGCTCCACAAGAAGGCCCTGGAGCACAAGGCCGCCTCCCTGGTGGCAGGGGGCGAGGCTGAGCGGCCGGCTGGAGCGCTACAAGCCTCACTGGGGCTGGTGCGGGGGCAGCTCCGGGACAACCCAGCCTACCTCCTGTTGCGGGCACGGTTCCTGGCAACCTTCACCCTCCCTGCGCTCCTGGCCACCCTGGCCCCCCATGGTATCCGCACCACCCTCTCAGCAGCCTCGATAGCAGGCTCCGAGAGTGAGGATGAGGACCTCCTGAGCGAGCTGGAACTCGCAGACAGGGACGGGCAGCCGGGCTGCACGGCGGCCACACGCCACATTCAG